In Colletotrichum lupini chromosome 6, complete sequence, a single window of DNA contains:
- a CDS encoding translation initiation factor RLI1 — translation MGEEDECGAPSLRGRTRRRERAGSSKSSPRFGTPLAPTSPLPSLFPTLDVATPVASKVVDNGLRNLYCCCKSEFEELGILPDAGLRAEFDQWLAVIFWGEVNNFNSQVLHPASTDLFQRRLLCRVHDQEALKMSCHSASFLVPYATGQIFDHQSRLFFTFSISVAIATLPAHTLNLSNSILGAKLLFPYHSHRIIYFCLLSSHWNNELYQARHQESEVTPARAVQFTTFSSIIVYLRDESLDLGIFWRTYGKWLSKVQLRSPSRLYESQGKFSVDDKEAPEWTSAICRPTFSSKDKHGVSLLAKMCTGVFPANIVNITSARDVPDLVFGLTRTVMSAVRFSLVSATFATTWKHQILFPFLTQEGQVATPRQYSPFLRPCCFPEGPPLYSLIFLFFEPAQKNLAPPSHRQPRLDPSGTTITMSDKLTRVAIVNSDKCKPKKCRQECKKACPVVRSGKLCIEVTPESRIAFLSESLCIGCGICPKKCPFSAITIINLPTNLESQVTHRYSANSFKLHRLPMPRPGNVLGLVGTNGIGKSTALKILSGKLKPNLGRYDNPPDWEDVIKYFRGSELQNYFTKLLEDDLKAVVKPQYVDQIPRAVKGPQKSVRALIDAVSSLGNKQEVCDTLELNHIMDREINQLSGGELQRFAIGTVCVRKADVYMFDEPSSYLDVKQRLAAARVIRSLLRDDDYVIVVEHDLSVLDYLSDFICVLYGRPAVYGVVTLPQSVREGINIFLDGHIPTENLRFRDESLTFKLSEGADEFMNDKSRAFKYPKMQKSMGDFKLSIESGDFTDSEIIVMMGENGTGKTTFCRLLAGALKPDTKAAVPEMKISMKPQTITPKFEGTVRQLFFKKIRASFLSPQFQTDVVKPLKLDDFIDQEVKNLSGGELQRVAIVLALGIPADIYLIDEPSAYLDSEQRIIASRVIKRFIMHAKKTAFIVEHDFIMATYLADRVIVFDGKPGIDAHANKPESLLTGCNTFLKNLDVSFRRDPTNYRPRINKGNSQLDQEQKANGNYVSRTTVCHLDIDSNPNMVYSSSWTTATRRVKEGTYTDVFPRHDAFDSGVKGVQKGHKRQPGRRASGGQDHGFGLEEASASEDDADGDG, via the exons ATGGGAGAAGAGGACGAATGTGGAGCTCCCAGCCTCAGAGGTCGCACACGCCGTCGCGAGCGGGCAGGCAGTTCCAAGAGTTCACCGAGATTCGGAACCCCGCTGGCACCTACCTCACCGCTCCCGTCTCTCTTCCCCACTTTGGACGTCGCAACTCCGGTAGCGTCTAAAGTTGTAGACAACGGTCTCCGAAACCTTTATTGCTGTTGCAAATCCGAGTTCGAAGAATTGGGT ATCCTTCCTGACGCTGGGCTTCGCGCGGAATTTGATCAATGGTTGGCTGTGATCTTTTGGGGTGAAGTCAACAACTTCAACTCCCAAGTTCTACATCCGGCATCGACAGACCTATTTCAACGGCGTCTCTTGTGTCGTGTTCATGATCAGGAAGCTTTGAAAATGTCATGTCACTCCGC TAGCTTTCTCGTGCCTTATGCAACTGGTCAAATATTCGACCATCAGAGTAGATTATTCTTCACATTCTCCATATCTGTAGCCATTGCAACG CTTCCTGCCCATACGCTGAATCTGTCAAATTCCATCCTCGGCGCTAAATTGCTGTTTCCATACCACAGCCACCGCATCATATATTTCTGCCTTCTCTCTTCTCATTGGAACAATGAGTTATATCAAGCTAGGCATCAGGAAA GTGAGGTCAC GCCAGCGAGGGCTGTGCAGTTCACGACGTTTTCCAGCATAATTGTATACCTCCGAGATGAGTCTTTGGACCTTGGCATTTTTTGG CGGACGTATGGCAAGTGGCTCAGCAAGGTCCAACTAAGATCTCCTTCAAGGCTGTATGAGTCCCAAGGGAAATTCTCAGTGGATGACAAAGAAGCGCCTGAGTGGACAAG TGCGATCTGTCGACCAACCTTCAGCTCGAAAGATAAACACGGGGTCAGCCTTCTTGCAAAGATGTGCACAGGTGTGTTTCCAGCCAATATTGTCAACATTACATCTGCAAGGGACGTTCCAGACCTTGTGTTTGGCCTCACCAGGACCGTGATGTCAG CCGTGCGTTTCTCTCTCGTCTCTGCCACCTTTGCAACAACCTGGAAACACCAAAttcttttccctttcctCACCCAAGAAGGCCAGGTCGCGACGCCTCGACAATATTCGCCGTTTCTCCGGCCCTGTTGCTTTCCAG AGGGACCCCCTCTTTATTCACTTATTTTTTTGTTTTTCGAACCTGCGCAAAAAAATCTTGCCCCACCATCCCATCGCCAACCCCGCCTCGATCCGTCGGGCACCACCATCACCATGTCTGACAAACTCACCCGTGTCGCTATCGTCAACAGCGACAAGTGCAAGCCCAAGAAGTGTCGTCAAGAGTGCAAGAAGGCCTGCCCCGTCGTCCGCTCCGGAAAGCTCTGCATCGAAGTTACCCCCGAGTCCCGCATCGCCTTCCTCTCCGAGTCACTATGCATCGGTTGTGGTATCTGCCCCAAGAAGTGCCCCTTCAGCGCCATCACCATCATCAACTTGCCCACGAACCTTGAGAGCCAAGTCACCCATCGCTACTCCGCCAACAGCTTCAAGCTTCACCGCCTTCCCATGCCCCGTCCTGGCAACGTTCTTGGTCTTGTTGGAACCAACGGTATCGGAAAGAGTACCGCTCTGAAGATTCTCAGTGGAAAGCTCAAGCCCAACTTGGGTCGCTACGACAACCCGCCCGACTGGGAGGACGTCATCAAGTACTTCCGTGGTTCTGAATTGCAAA ACTACTTCACCAAGCTTCTTGAGGATGACCTCAAGGCCGTTGTCAAGCCTCAGTATGTCGACCAGATCCCTCGCGCCGTCAAGGGCCCTCAGAAGAGCGTCAGAGCCTTGATCGATGCTGTGAGCAGCTTGGGAAACAAGCAGGAGGTCTGCGATACTTTGGAGCTCAACCACATTATGGATCGTGAGATCAACCAATTGTCTGGTGGAGAGCTGCAGCGTTTCGCCATTGGTACCGTCTGTGTCCGCAAGGCCGACGTTTACATGTTCGACGAGCCCTCTTCATACCTCGATGTCAAGCAGAGACTGGCTGCTGCCCGTGTTATTCGCTCTCTTCTCCGCGACGACGACTACGTCATTGTCGTCGAGCACGACTTGTCAGTCTTGGACTACCTCTCGGACTTCATCTGCGTTCTTTACGGTCGCCCCGCCGTCTACGGTGTAGTCACCCTGCCGCAGTCCGTCCGTGAAGGTATCAACATTTTCCTCGACGGTCACATCCCGACCGAGAACTTGCGTTTCCGTGACGAGTCCCTGACCTTCAAGCTCTCCGAGGGTGCTGATGAGTTCATGAATGACAAGTCTCGTGCCTTCAAGTACCCCAAGATGCAGAAGTCCATGGGTGACTTCAAGCTGAGCATTGAGTCTGGTGACTTCACCGACTCCGAGATCATTGTCATGATGGGAGAGAACGGAACCGGAAAGACCACCTTCTGCCGCCTCCTCGCTGGCGCTCTCAAGCCCGACACCAAGGCTGCCGTCCCCGAGATGAAGATTAGCATGAAGCCCCAGACCATCACCCCTAAGTTCGAGGGTACCGTTCGCCAGCTGTTCTTCAAGAAGATCAGGGCCTCTTTCCTATCGCCCCAGTTCCAGACCGATGTTGTCAAGCCCCTGAAGCTCGATGACTTCATTGATCAGGAGGTCAAGAACTTGTCCGGTGGTGAACTTCAGCGTGTCGCCATTGTTCTTGCTCTCGGTATACCCGCCGATATCTACCTTATCGACGAGCCCTCCGCCTACCTCGACTCCGAGCAGCGTATTATTGCCTCCCGCGTCATCAAGCGCTTCATCATGCACGCCAAGAAGACCGCCTTCATCGTCGAGCACGATTTCATCATGGCCACCTACCTCGCCGACCGCGTCATCGTCTTTGACGGAAAGCCCGGTATTGACGCTCATGCCAACAAGCCCGAGTCTCTCCTTACTGGTTGCAACACTTTCCTGAAGAACCTCGACGTTTCTTTCCGTCGCGATCCCACCAACTACCGCCCTCGTATCAACAAGGGCAACTCCCAGCTCGACCAGGAGCAGAAGGCCAACGGCAACTACGTAAGTCGAACAACCGTGTGCCACCTTGACATTGACAGCAATCCTAACATGGTTTATAGTTCTTCCTGGACGACGGCGACAAGACGAGTTAAAGAGGGCACCTATACAGATGTTTTCCCTCGTCACGATGCATTCGACTCAGGCGTTAAGGGCGTTCAAAAAGGGCATAAGCGGCAACCGGGGAGGCGCGCTTCCGGCGGTCAGGATCATGGTTTCGGTTTAGAGGAGGCGAGCGCGTCCGAGGACGACGCCGATGGTGATGGATAA
- a CDS encoding Sir2 family protein: MFPQILSRIFSSFSPPSPTTTDDTNDDDIKMDATPSSSAMDVDAHQQPSSPSDSTLSSPLSVLSKSPSIPSSPEVALDASKRYPSPTSSMPSGVQSPIKLEAADDSVPVIKLDSAADSINVNASDATDGQPPRKRRKVTPPKERTTEYLNLEDCKEDDGNLARLVSALKKRKKIVVIAGAGISVSAGIPDFRSKTGLFATLPNEHKVKGSGKHLFDASVYKHDSSTEKFHKMICDLATMVKAAKPTHFHHLLASLAAENRLLRLYSQNVDCIDTNMEPLKTNVPLNVKGPWPKTIQLHGSVDHMVCSKCSDIKALETELFVGHEAPLCKTCEDLDMVRTQYGQRRSHGIGRLRPRMVLYNEFNPDEEAIGKVSSVDLKSRPDAVIVVGTSLKIPGVRRLVKELCQVTRSRRDGFTAWINTDSEPQHNDFKDCWDLVVRGKCDDVAHWAALPRFDVPHGDQSAYLSEGEEQRRQDRLSRDNLEVQLISPTPDSPTKSTSTTTSDSKKRKLVDPVQSIPTPTASPKIKAVEAAKKSTKAKQSKLSFGGQQAATPGSDATAKKVKKPSAKKPRKDNKKATMPPKNSVAQTFKTQKNRELADMPQETLAGKLDSQHYLKYVEDKLQSQLPPLRPAQKPIQSFVYKRAENTDEEAQQENVSSPARPFEKMSRPSLAERPKSSPNTGDSSDVRPMTPMHIRRKSADTISPESIPRGMEALMD; encoded by the coding sequence ATGTTCCCGCAAATCTTGTCCCGGatcttttcttctttctcCCCTCCGTCCCCGACCACCACCGACGACACCAACGACGACGACATCAAAATGGACGCAACCCCTTCCTCCTCGGCCATGGACGTTGACGCGCATCAACAGCCCTCGTCTCCCTCAGATTCGACCCTTTCGTCACCTCTTTCCGTACTGTCAAAATCACCCTCAATACCCTCATCGCCAGAAGTCGCCCTCGACGCGTCAAAACgatacccctcgcccaccTCTTCAATGCCTTCAGGCGTCCAGTCACCAATCAAGCTCGAGGCCGCAGATGACTCCGTACCCGTCATCAAGCTCGATAGCGCTGCCGATTCCATCAATGTCAATGCCAGCGATGCTACTGATGGCCAGCCTCCCCGAAAGCGGCGTAAAGTCACGCCTCCTAAAGAGCGCACTACAGAGTACCTCAACCTGGAAGACTGCAAAGAAGACGACGGAAACTTGGCGCGCCTAGTGTCCGCTCTCAAGAAACGCAAGAAGATCGTCGTCATCGCAGGCGCGGGAATCTCTGTTTCGGCCGGCATCCCCGACTTTCGATCCAAGACTGGTCTCTTTGCGACACTGCCAAATGAGCACAAGGTGAAAGGCTCAGGCAAGCACCTGTTCGACGCCTCAGTCTACAAACATGACTCCTCTACCGAAAAATTCCACAAAATGATTTGCGACCTGGCTACAATGGTCAAGGCCGCCAAGCCCACTCACTTCCATCACCTGTTAGCGTCGCTCGCCGCCGAAAACCGTCTCCTACGCCTCTACAGCCAGAACGTCGACTGTATCGACACCAACATGGAACCGTTGAAGACAAACGTTCCCCTGAACGTCAAGGGTCCTTGGCCCAAAACCATTCAGCTGCACGGGAGCGTTGACCACATGGTCTGCTCAAAGTGCAGTGACATCAAGGCTCTGGAAACAGAGCTTTTCGTGGGCCACGAGGCTCCACTATGCAAAACTTGCGAGGACCTTGACATGGTTCGCACGCAGTATGGGCAAAGACGAAGTCACGGTATTGGTCGCCTGCGTCCCAGGATGGTTCTTTACAATGAATTCAATCCGGACGAAGAGGCCATTGGTAAAGTGTCGAGTGTGGACCTGAAGTCGCGTCCCGACGCGGTCATTGTTGTTGGCACCAGCCTCAAAATTCCAGGCGTGCGGAGGCTCGTGAAGGAGCTGTGTCAGGTCACGCGTAGTCGCCGAGACGGATTTACTGCATGGATCAACACGGACTCGGAGCCACAACACAACGACTTCAAAGACTGCTGGGACCTTGTCGTTCGCGGCAAGTGCGATGACGTGGCTCACTGGGCTGCTCTACCCCGTTTCGACGTACCCCATGGCGACCAGTCGGCCTATCTCAGTGAGGGAGAGGAGCAGAGGCGCCAGGACAGACTTAGCAGGGATAATCTCGAGGTGCAGCTCATTTCGCCGACGCCCGATTCACCGACCAAGTCTACTTCGACCACTACGTCGGATTCAAAGAAGCGGAAGCTCGTCGACCCTGTCCAGAGCATCCCAACACCCACAGCCAGCCCGAAGATCAAGGCTGTCGAGGCTGCGAAGAAGAGTACCAAGGCGAAGCAAAGCAAGCTTTCGTTTGGTGGTCAGCAAGCTGCTACTCCCGGAAGCGACGCAACAGCCAAGAAGGTCAAGAAGCCGTCCGCGAAGAAGCCCCGGAAGGACAACAAGAAGGCAACGATGCCCCCCAAGAACAGCGTTGCACAGACCTTCAAGACGCAGAAGAACCGCGAACTCGCCGATATGCCTCAAGAGACCTTGGCTGGCAAATTGGACAGCCAGCACTACCTCAAATATGTTGAAGACAAGCTTCAGTCTCAGCTTCCACCATTGCGACCGGCTCAAAAGCCTATACAAAGTTTCGTCTACAAGCGTGCCGAGAACACCGACGAGGAGGCACAGCAGGAGAATGTTTCATCACCCGCGCGACCGTTCGAGAAGATGTCGAGGCCTTCACTCGCTGAACGGCCAAAGTCTTCACCAAACACTGGAGACAGCAGCGATGTACGCCCAATGACGCCTATGCATATCCGACGCAAGTCGGCCGACACGATATCCCCTGAGTCGATTCCTCGAGGCATGGAAGCCTTGATGGACTAA
- a CDS encoding SNF2 super family protein has protein sequence MSSPLEPGPTNGYGSPEGGSPSPIVAAGHQSDSDLSDMHDNAARLASSSPSPDPNDLSGYMNGAPDFAESESSGDENNASDDADFDMDEDAASVAQSDGAGDVHSDSNDSQRPTKRKAPAREDDYIKANPELYGLRRSSRPTQQRRMVDSSDESESDVVPTNRRVVKRRRVETSRQSSKRGTPARQPSTNSDSDSDNYGGARAKSLQKKARRQREAQPSALLAEKRWSSRRAAQVQRGAYEESDVDDEDEDMLTPNYYAADVVDDCPYIDKVLRHKLKDGLELSWSSTRTDFEYFVKWQGKSHLHDTWETAETLRSMRGYRRVENYFRTIVEHELLIRYGEDIPPETKEQFFLDRERAEEALEDFTKVDRVVAVRDGDEETEYLVKWKGCYYDECTWEVASAISADFQAKIDQFLDRSSRSWVSDRKESNPDTRTRMTKLESQPDFIKNGELRSFQLRGLNFLCLNWTRANNVILADEMGLGKTVQSVSFLSWLRNEREQEGPFLIVAPLSVIPAWGDTFDNWSPDMNYVVYLGNEASRSTIRDNELMINGNPKKPKFNALITSYEMILQDWQFLQQIKWQALLVDEAHRLKNKESQLYARLVSFGVPCKILITGTPIQNNLAELSALMDFLNPGKVVIDEELEDLAGNDTQEKLQDLHKSIAPYILRRTKETVESDLPPKTEKIIRVELSDVQLDYYKNILTRNYAALSSATGQKNSLLNIMMELKKVSNHPYMFAGAEERVLAGSTRREDQIKGLIASSGKMMLLDQLLTKLKKDGHRVLVFSQMVKMLDILSDYMALRGYKFQRLDGTIAAGPRRMAINHFNAEDSDDFCFLLSTRAGGLGINLMTADTVVIFDSDWNPQADLQAMGRAHRIGQKKPVSIYRLVSKETVEEEVLERARNKLLLEYLTIQAGVTDDGKAFRDEMNKKGLKIDGPNSAEDIQLILKMRSQKMFEQSGNQERLEQLDIDSILENAEITKTKVDDKMNLSSGGIDWDNFMQYTDVKVDDLALDWDQIIPAEELAVIKADEEQRKNEEYVAKVAAESAPRRATMKNRNETDRSDRLAKKRQREEQQRREAEEQRALLSDPKRPLNEKETRNLLKAFFRYGSMDDRGEEIVQEARLGERDRDFLKSILDDFVKRCEDALNDNNTRLMDDERKLGKSLTKKDKKAVLVDFGEVRKMNAETAVERPQQLRLLRQTIRKSDDFKTFRLADATKAAHYSCEWGAREDGMLLVGIDKYGFGAWTQIRDDATLDMSDKFFLEEHRIEKKEERNKATEKGVNSPGAVHLVRRSEYLLSVLAAKHSSDPLAHRTVENHHRNNKRLANGHRRSDVGSGAASPAPPALKKSGSHRDRERSHADHHRSRSNADEKGTPRPDSKRKHSGHEEGRIPKHRRTDEARRTKSNGDEQQSPRADRPRHRDEGERSSKHRRADDHRHGDDRRRSSNTPRANQPDNERRNQALHRLDQLRKMGDNKEEREKDADAMLWYLLKPVRANFEAILVTTKERIKSSKERAKIFGEELVVIGNFLDREFVQERDNALKNRFWEFLANLWPVDSTSNEVTGDRLSAMYRVLRDREVKKHNGDKPAAAAANGTAAAS, from the exons ATGTCTAGCCCCCTCGAACCCGGTCCCACCAACGGGTACGGGTCGCCGGAGGGCGGTTCTCCCTCCCCAATAGTCGCTGCCGGCCACCAGAGCGACAGTGACCTCTCAGATATGCACGATAATGCCGCACGCCTCGCCTCATCGTCACCGTCGCCGGATCCCAACGACTTGTCTGGTTACATGAATGGCGCACCCGACTTCGCCGAAAGCGAGAGCTCCGGCGATGAGAACAACGCATCTGACGATGCCGACTTCGATATGGACGAGGACGCGGCTTCTGTTGCCCAAAGCGATGGGGCTGGCGACGTCCACTCGGACTCCAATGATTCTCAACGGCCCACGAAGCGGAAAGCTCCTGCCCGAGAGGATGACTACATCAAGGCAAATCCAGAACTGTACGGGTTGAGAAGAAGT TCCCGTCCGACGCAGCAGCGCAGAATG GTCGATTCATCTGATGAATCCGAATCTGATGTGGTGCCTACTAACCGAAGGGTGGTGAAAAGAAGACGCGTTGAGACGTCGAGACAAT CTTCAAAACGAGGTACACCTGCACGACAACCCTCCACGAATTCGGACTCCGACTCTGATAACTACGGTGGTGCGCGCGCGAAAAGTCTGCAAAAGAAGGCACGCCGTCAGCGTGAGGCCCAGCCAAGCGCGCTTCTCGCGGAAAAGCGTTGGTCGAGCAGACGGGCCGCGCAAGTGCAACGAGGCGCCTACGAAGAAAGCGACGTcgatgacgaggacgaggacaTGCTTACGCCCAATTACTATGCGGCAGATGTTGTAGACGACTGCCCATACATTGATAAGGTCCTGCGACACAAGCTGAAAGACGGCCTTGAACTCAGTTGGAGCTCAACCAGAACCGACTTCGAATACTTCGTCAAGTGGCAAGGCAAGTCTCACTTGCACGACACCTGGGAAACAGCAGAGACCCTACGCAGCATGCGAGGCTATCGTAGAGTCGAGAACTACTTCAGAACCATTGTGGAGCACGAGCTCCTGATTCGATATGGTGAAGACATCCCGCCCGAAACCAAGGAGCAGTTCTTCCTCGATCGTGAGCGTGCGGAAGAAGCACTGGAAGATTTCACAAAGGTGGACAGAGTTGTCGCTGTTCGCGACGGTGATGAAGAGACAGAATACCTTGTCAAGTGGAAAGGCTGCTACTACGACGAGTGCACATGGGAAGTTGCATCTGCCATCAGTGCGGACTTCCAGGCCAAGATTGATCAATTCTTGGACCGATCTTCTCGTTCGTGGGTCTCTGATCGCAAGGAGTCAAATCCGGATACTCGAACAAGGATGACCAAGCTTGAATCGCAACCCGACTTCATCAAAAATGGTGAACTGCGCTCATTCCAACTCAGAGGCCTGAACTTTTTGTGTCTCAACTGGACTCGCGCAAACAACGTCATTCTTGCCGATGAAATGGGTCTTGGAAAAACCGTTCAGAGCGTGTCATTCCTCAGCTGGCTTCGCAACGAACGCGAGCAAGAGGGGCCTTTCCTCATTGTTGCCCCTTTGAGTGTCATCCCGGCATGGGGCGATACCTTCGACAACTGGTCCCCCGACATGAACTACGTTGTGTATCTCGGCAACGAAGCCTCCCGCAGTACAATTCGTGACAACGAGCTAATGATCAATGGCAACCCCAAGAAGCCAAAGTTCAACGCCCTCATCACTTCATATGAGATGATTCTCCAAGATTGGCAATTTCTTCAGCAGATCAAGTGGCAAGCTCTTCTTGTGGACGAGGCTCATCGTTTGAAGAACAAGGAGTCTCAACTGTACGCGAGACTAGTGAGCTTCGGCGTGCCTTGCAAGATCTTGATTACGGGCACCCCTATTCAGAACAATCTAGCCGAGCTGTCCGCATTGATGGACTTTCTCAACCCTGGCAAGGTTGTAATCGACGAAGAGTTGGAAGACCTTGCAGGTAACGATACGCAAGAAAAGCTCCAGGACCTCCACAAGTCTATCGCCCCTTACATTTTGCGACGCACAAAAGAGACAGTCGAATCTGATCTTCCGCCAAAGACAGAAAAAATCATTCGTGTCGAGCTCTCAGATGTGCAGCTGGATTATTACAAGAACATTCTTACAAGGAATTACGCCGCGTTGTCCAGCGCAACCGGCCAGAAGAACTCCTTGTTGAACATCATGATGGAGCTGAAGAAAGTCAGCAACCATCCATACATGTTTGCGGGAGCCGAGGAGAGAGTTCTCGCCGGCAGCACCCGTCGAGAAGACCAGATCAAGGGCCTCATCGCCAGCAGTGGAAAAATGATGCTTCTCGACCAGCTCTTGACAAAGCTGAAAAAGGATGGACACAGAGTACTCGTCTTCAGTCAAATGGTTAAGATGCTAGACATTCTCAGCGATTACATGGCACTTCGAGGCTACAAATTTCAGCGTCTCGACGGCACCATCGCCGCTGGCCCTCGACGCATGGCTATCAACCACTTCAATGCGGAAGACAGCGACGACTTTTGCTTCCTCCTCTCCACTAGAGCAGGTGGTTTGGGTATCAACTTGATGACGGCCGACACTGTAGTCATTTTCGACTCTGACTGGAATCCCCAGGCTGATTTGCAGGCTATGGGACGCGCGCACCGTATCGGTCAGAAGAAGCCCGTCAGTATCTACCGCTTGGTGTCAAAGGAGACCGTTGAAGAAGAAGTGCTCGAACGTGCTCGCAATAAGCTCTTGCTCGAGTACCTGACTATTCAAGCTGGTGTTACTGACGATGGCAAGGCTTTCCGTGATGAAATGAACAAGAAGGGTCTGAAGATCGACGGGCCCAACTCCGCTGAAGACATCCAGCTTATTCTCAAGATGCGCTCGCAGAAGATGTTTGAGCAAAGCGGCAATCAAGAGCGTCTTGAACAGCTTGACATTGATTCCATATTGGAGAATGCCGAAATCACGAAGACGAAGGTGGATGACAAGATGAATCTCAGCAGCGGTGGCATTGACTGGGACAATTTTATGCAATACACCGATGTGAAGGTGGACGACTTGGCCCTTGACTGGGACCAGATCATCCCCGCAGAGGAGCTTGCCGTCATCAAGGCTGATGAAGAGCAGCGGAAGAACGAGGAGTATGTGGCGAAGGTTGCTGCCGAGAGCGCTCCCCGGAGAGCGACAATGAAGAATCGAAATGAGACGGACAGGTCCGACCGTCTTGCAAAGAAACGACAAAGGGAGGAACAACAACGCCGAGAAGCCGAGGAGCAACGCGCCCTGCTGTCTGACCCCAAGCGCCCACTCAACGAGAAGGAGACGCGAAACCTTCTCAAAGCTTTCTTCAGATACGGATCTATGGATGACCGCGGCGAGGAGATCGTACAGGAAGCACGCCTCGGAGAGCGCGACCGCGATTTCCTCAAGTCTATACTGGACGATTTTGTCAAGAGATGCGAAGATGCGCTCAATGATAATAACACGCGTCTAATGGACGACGAGCGAAAACTTGGCAAGTCTCTGACGAAGAAGGACAAAAAGGCTGTTCTGGTTGATTTTGGCGAAGTCAGGAAGATGAACGCAGAGACTGCAGTCGAACGTCCTCAACAACTTCGCCTGCTGAGGCAAACCATTCGGAAGAGCGATGACTTTAAGACCTTCCGTCTCGCCGATGCGACCAAGGCTGCCCACTATTCATGTGAATGGGGCGCTCGAGAAGATGGTATGCTTCTGGTTGGCATCGACAAGTACGGGTTTGGGGCTTGGACTCAAATCCGGGATGATGCCACGCTAGACATGTCGGACAAATTCTTCCTGGAGGAGCACCGCATCGAAAAGAAGGAAGAACGAAACAAGGCGACTGAAAAGGGTGTTAATTCACCAGGCGCCGTCCACCTCGTTCGTCGTTCAGAATACCTGCTCTCTGTGCTTGCGGCCAAACATTCTAGTGACCCATTGGCTCACAGAACTGTCGAAAATCACCATCGCAATAACAAGCGATTGGCGAATGGACACCGTCGCAGCGATGTAGGCAGTGGCGCAGCGTCTCCTGCTCCGCCGGCCCTCAAAAAGAGCGGCTCGCATCGGGACAGAGAACGTAGCCACGCTGATCATCATCGCAGCCGCAGCAACGCTGATGAGAAAGGCACGCCGCGACCTGACTCCAAAAGGAAGCATTCAGGCCATGAAGAAGGTCGTATCCCGAAGCATAGGAGAACGGACGAAGCCCGACGGACCAAAAGTAATGGTGATGAGCAACAGTCTCCTCGAGCTGACAGACCAAGGCATCGCGATGAGGGGGAGCGAAGTAGCAAACATCGCCGCGCAGATGATCATCGGCATGGCGATGATCGACGCAGGTCGAGCAACACACCGCGAGCAAACCAACCAGACAACGAGCGTCGCAATCAAGCCCTTCACCGACTTGATCAACTCCGTAAGATGGGCGATAACAAGGAAGAACGTGAGAAGGACGCGGATGCCATGTTGTGGTACTTGCTCAAACCGGTTCGGGCAAACTTTGAGGCAATTCTTGTCACGACGAAGGAGAGGATCAAGTCCAGCAAGGAACGCGCCAAGATATTTGGAGAAGAGTTGGTTGTCATTGGCAACTTCCTGGATCGCGAATTCGTTCAGGAGCGAGACAATGCGCTGAAGAATCGCTTCTG GGAGTTTTTGGCGAACCTGTGGCCAGTTGACAGCACGAGCAACGAAGTAACGGGCGATCGGCTGAGCGCCATGTATAGAGTCCTGCGGGACAGAGAAGTGAAGAAGCACAACGGAGACAAACCggccgcggcggcggcaaatGGCACTGCAGCGGCTTCTTAG